One window from the genome of Candidatus Polarisedimenticolaceae bacterium encodes:
- the rpsD gene encoding 30S ribosomal protein S4 — MNGAVCRLCRREGMKLFLKGDRCFKEKCAFERRGYAPGQHGRRRSKVQGYGIQLREKQKVKRMYGVLERQFRNYFQKAARRKGITGANLLQMLERRMDNVVYRLGFASSRAMARQLVAHGHFQVNGGNVNVPSALVDAGDVIVLHESSRKNEAIKMCLDTAKGRGVPSWLELDADNFRGSVKQLPGRDEIQLPIQEQLIVELYSK; from the coding sequence ATGAACGGAGCGGTCTGCCGGCTTTGCCGACGGGAAGGGATGAAGCTCTTCCTGAAGGGCGACCGTTGTTTCAAGGAGAAGTGCGCCTTCGAGCGCCGGGGCTACGCCCCCGGTCAGCACGGCCGGCGCCGCTCCAAGGTCCAGGGGTACGGCATCCAGCTGCGCGAGAAGCAGAAGGTCAAGCGCATGTACGGGGTGCTCGAGCGGCAGTTCCGGAACTACTTCCAGAAGGCCGCGCGTCGCAAGGGCATCACGGGTGCGAACCTGCTGCAGATGCTCGAGCGCCGCATGGACAACGTGGTGTACCGGCTCGGGTTCGCGTCGTCGCGCGCGATGGCCCGCCAGCTGGTGGCGCACGGGCACTTCCAGGTCAACGGCGGCAACGTCAACGTCCCGTCCGCCCTCGTGGACGCGGGCGACGTGATCGTGCTGCACGAGTCGAGCCGCAAGAACGAGGCGATCAAGATGTGCCTCGACACGGCGAAGGGTCGCGGCGTCCCGTCGTGGCTCGAGCTCGACGCCGACAATTTCCGCGGGAGCGTCAAGCAGCTCCCCGGTCGAGACGAGATCCAGCTCCCGATCCAGGAGC
- the rpsK gene encoding 30S ribosomal protein S11 — translation MAKAQKAAGKKGGKKEKKNVPHGVAHVHATFNNTIITITDPRGNVVAWSSAGVQGFKGSRKGTPFAAQTAATIAANNAKEHGVRTLDVKVKGPGSGRESSVRALQAAGMEIRSIKDVTPIPHNGCRPPKRRRV, via the coding sequence ATGGCCAAGGCTCAGAAGGCCGCCGGGAAGAAGGGCGGCAAGAAGGAAAAGAAGAACGTCCCGCACGGCGTGGCGCACGTCCACGCGACGTTCAACAACACGATCATCACGATCACCGACCCCCGCGGGAACGTCGTCGCGTGGTCCTCGGCCGGCGTGCAGGGATTCAAGGGATCCCGCAAGGGGACGCCGTTCGCCGCCCAGACCGCGGCGACGATCGCGGCCAACAACGCGAAGGAGCACGGTGTCCGCACCCTCGACGTGAAGGTCAAGGGCCCGGGCTCCGGTCGCGAGTCGTCGGTCCGCGCGCTGCAGGCCGCCGGCATGGAGATCCGGTCGATCAAGGACGTCACCCCGATCCCGCACAACGGGTGCCGCCCGCCCAAGCGGCGGCGGGTCTAA